Genomic DNA from Candidatus Krumholzibacteriia bacterium:
GGCCTCGCCCGCTCTCTGGAGGCGGGTGAGCGCCCGCGGCGGGGCAGTGAGTTTCCCACCTTCCGCCCGCCCGAAGTGGGTCGCGACGGTTGATCGGCGTGGCGTTGCACTCGTAGGGCCGGTGCGGAATAATCGCGACGTGGCGCATGCCGCAGTCCGATGGCGATAAGCCCTTGGAGGAGTCATGCCGACGTTCGTCCTCATGACCAAGCTGTCTCCGGAAGTGACGCGGGACATGAAGAAGCGCGAGAAGATCGGACGGGAGTGGAAGGACGAGATCGACCAGAAGTGCCCGGGCATCCGCTGGATCGATCACTACGCCCTCCTCGGCCCCTACGATTTCATGGACATCTTCGAGGCCCCGGACGCGGAGACGGCAGCGAAGGTGTCGATGATCTCTCTTTGCCGAGGCGCGCTGCAGGCCGAATCCTGGACAGCGATTCCCTACGCGCGCTTCGTCGAGCTGACCAAGCAGATCTAGCGCGGATGTGGAGGAAAGCCTGGACGACGACCGGCCCGCTTGCGAAGG
This window encodes:
- a CDS encoding GYD domain-containing protein: MPTFVLMTKLSPEVTRDMKKREKIGREWKDEIDQKCPGIRWIDHYALLGPYDFMDIFEAPDAETAAKVSMISLCRGALQAESWTAIPYARFVELTKQI